From Pan troglodytes isolate AG18354 chromosome 1, NHGRI_mPanTro3-v2.0_pri, whole genome shotgun sequence:
ATATTTGCACATGTTGAGTTGGGAGCCACCTACTGAAACTTCACCTCTTCAGAATCTGCCTGCAGCATGGCCAGTGCCTCCTTTTGCACTTCGCTGTATCTTTAGGCCATAGAAAGTCCCAGAGTAGGGGAGGCTGtgtatttccctatttataatGGTGCCCCACACTCCCCAACACCAGTGCTCTGTCCCCTAAGCAACAGGAGCACAAGGTCAGTAGATTGGATGGAATCCTTCTTCAGCAAGCCTCCCTGAATACAACACTGGACAAGTCCATTCCCAGCTCCTCAGCCCAGGACACCGGAGCGGGCGGTTGCTGGAGGCAGGGTCCATTCTCATCCCTTCCCCATGCCTGTGGTCTTGGACCCTAAGAAGGACCAGCCTGAAGGCCCTGGGCAAAGCTGCCCACCCCACCAGACTCACCAGCTCCCGTCGGAGCCACTCAAGGGCGGAGTCCATTGAGTCGAAACCACAGATGTCCCCAGGTCCCCCTGGTCCAGGTTTGGCTTGGGCCCTGCGCCAGGCCTGGCTCTGGACCTGGGCTGTCCACTCCAGATATGAGGGCCGCCGAGTCTGCAGCTGCAGCTTGGCTGTCAGTGCCTTCACAGAGTCCAGGCTCtccccctcctcatcctcctcgtCCTCTTCACCCACTGCCTGGAATTTCAGTAGCCCCAGGGACATGGCAGGTTTGAGGTGAGTGACAGGGCAGGGCTGCAGCTCTGAGATTAGGGAAAGGCTGGCAATATTGCCCAGGGAGAGGTGGCAGAAGTTGAGGGTGAGAAGAGCGTGCCAGGGAGTGTGTGGTGGTCAATGTTCAAGGTGGGTTGGGGGGCTGAGTGTGCCAGGGTGAGTGAGCAGATGGGTGTGTGAGGCTAAGTATGCAAGGGCTGGAATTTTCCTGGACTGCTAACTTGGGAGCCACGTGATGCCCATCTGGGTGGGGGCCGGAGGAACCCTGCTCCTCTGGCCCTTTGGATGAATTTTATTGTCTTTGCCCAGAAGGAGACACCCAATTCCCAGAAAGGAAGTTGCTCCAGGATGAGAAAAGCATCATTCATACCAGAGTCTTGGCCCTCCTCCCAAGACTCATGTTAAGGGAGCTGAGATCCGGAAGGAGGCTGCCTAGCCACCCCTTGTCCTTACTCGTGACACCAGCCCTTCAGGAAAGGACTAGCCTCCAGGGCCCTGGCctgggagtcaggagacctgaGTTCTAGTGCTGGCTCTGCagaaccttgggcaagtctctgACCTTCTCAGAGCTCTGTTGGGACAGATGAAGGATTTCAAGCTAATACTCTAAGGAGCCCTCAAGGGCTGCCTGCAGGAGAAGGACAGAGCTGTGGATGGGCTCCTTGCCTTCcatctccctgcccctcccagggctTCAACCAGAGCAGTTcccttttttaaactttgttttcaaacataacatacacacagaaggagaggtgcagtggctcacgcctgtaatccctgcactttgggaagccgaggtgggcggatcacgaagtcaggagtttgagaccatcctggctaatacggtgaaaccccgtctctactaaaaatacaaaaaattagccgagtgtggtagcatgcatctgtagtcccagctacttgagaggctgaggcaagagaatcgcttgaacccgggaggcagaggttgcagtgagccgagatcgagccattgcattccagcctgggtgacaaagcaagactctgtcaaaagaaagaaagaaggaaagagagagagagagagaagggagggagggagggagggaggaaggaaggaaggaaggaaggaaggggaaagaagtgtaacatacacacagaaaaactGTACATATCATAAATGCATggagacacggtggctcacgcctgtaatcccaacattttgggaggctgaggcgggcagatcacctgaggtcaggagtttaagaccagcctggccaacatggtgaaaccctatctctactaaaaatacaaaatgagctgggcgtggtggtgcatgcctgtaatcccagctacccaggaggatgaggcaggagaatcactggagcctggaggcggaggttgcagtgagccaagatcacaccactgcactctagcctgggcaaaaagagcgaaactccatctcaaaaaataagtaaataagtaaataaatgaatgtatggcTCGATGAATTCTCCCAAACTGAACACATCCAtgtaaccagcacccagatcaagCAACAGAGTATTACCAGCACCCAGGAACTGCTGTTAGCCTCCCATGTGCTCCTGGCCTGTCACTAATCTCCTAAGGGTAACACCACCCTCATTCTAACAGCATAGTTTTCTCTGTTTATATACCTTCTAGTGGTTCACaaactttagcatgcatcagaatcacctagaaaGCTTGCTAAGATGGCTAGGCCCCACCACCCAGAGTTTCAGATTCAGTATGTATGGGGTGGGGCCTGGTAATCTGCATTTCTACCAAATTCCCatcccagctgctgctgctggtctggaATTTTacaatttatgcttttttttttttttttcgagacagggtcttgctttgttgccaggctggagtgcagtggtgggattacagctcactgcaaccttgaactcttggactcaggtgattctcttgcttgacctcctcagtagctgggacttacagggccaagaccccacacccagctaatttttttttttttttttagtttttgatagagatgaggtcttcctctgttgctcaTAATGGTTTTGaactcagccaggcgcggtggttcacgcctgtaatcccagcactttgggaggccaaggtgggtggatcacgaggtcaggagatcgagaccatcctggctaacatggtgaaaccccatctctactaaaaaatacaaaaaaattagccgggcatggtggcaggcacctgtagtcccagctacttgggaggctgaggcaggagaatggcgtgaacccgggaggcggagcttgcagtgagccgagattgcgccactgcagtccagcctgggcaacagagtgagactccgtctcaaaaaaataaataaataaataacaggatTGAAAGTCAgaggatgagaaagaaaaaaaaaattagggcatggtggcacatgcctgtgcccaactacctgggagaccgagatggaagaattgcttgagtccagaagggcAAAgctgctgcagtgagccctgatcacatcactacactccaggc
This genomic window contains:
- the FAM167B gene encoding protein FAM167B encodes the protein MSLGLLKFQAVGEEDEEDEEGESLDSVKALTAKLQLQTRRPSYLEWTAQVQSQAWRRAQAKPGPGGPGDICGFDSMDSALEWLRRELREMQAQDRQLAGQLLRLRAQLHRLKMDQACHLHQELLDEAELELELEPGAGLALAPLLRHLGLTRMNISARRFTLC